A region from the uncultured Holophaga sp. genome encodes:
- the dnaX gene encoding DNA polymerase III subunit gamma/tau produces the protein MNTLALKYRPRLLSDLVGQEASVRALSNALRRAKDAGQIHHQAFLFAGVRGTGKTSSARILARALNCVEGPTPTPCGTCDACLAAEQPDRSLDIVEIDAASRASVEDARALREQVQTRPAFCRYRVYIIDEVHMLSRSAFDALLKILEEPPPHAIFVLATTELQDVPETIKSRVQIFPFRLIPVGLIESRLKFVCESEGVPFDEGSLRLLAEAGQGSMRDALTTLDRVISAGDGRVLEETVREQLGIVPAVRVQAILEALTSGDSAAILDQCQALAELGTDWTSLWRELMMAFRIRLEGEVRASKGPHEVMRLARMLHLLLQRERDLRETSLPQVVVELALVTASQLPHLAPLDALVRPGTAPTAPAARPASPPRPESGTVSRAADPQTPKPGSVAPRPALPPQTQVTAQPVAAPRPTVPHPENMEALRRSVSEVLKAVPGGLPRTLGALPHMASELRLEKGVLHWFFPANVRNTVQDLEREQANPHILEALRQVLPSLSRMAITFAGGDSQKPEDLLRDDPAFQRLLQETQGEVLEIRRLESGE, from the coding sequence ATGAACACCCTTGCCCTCAAGTACCGGCCCCGCCTCCTCTCGGATCTCGTGGGTCAGGAGGCTAGTGTCCGGGCCCTGTCCAATGCTCTGCGCCGGGCCAAGGACGCCGGACAGATTCACCACCAGGCCTTCCTCTTCGCGGGCGTCCGGGGCACCGGCAAGACCTCCTCGGCCCGCATCCTGGCCCGGGCCCTCAACTGTGTGGAGGGCCCCACCCCGACCCCCTGTGGGACCTGCGATGCGTGCCTGGCGGCGGAGCAGCCGGACCGGAGCCTTGACATCGTGGAGATCGACGCCGCCAGCCGGGCCAGCGTGGAGGACGCCCGAGCTCTGCGGGAGCAGGTCCAGACCCGCCCGGCCTTCTGCCGCTACCGCGTCTACATCATCGACGAGGTCCACATGCTCAGCCGCAGCGCCTTTGATGCGCTGCTGAAGATCCTGGAGGAACCTCCCCCCCACGCCATCTTCGTCCTGGCCACCACCGAACTGCAGGATGTACCTGAGACCATCAAGAGCCGGGTCCAGATCTTCCCCTTCCGCCTCATTCCCGTGGGGCTCATCGAGTCCCGCCTGAAGTTCGTCTGCGAGTCCGAAGGGGTCCCCTTCGACGAGGGTTCCCTGCGCCTCCTGGCCGAGGCGGGCCAGGGATCCATGCGCGATGCCCTCACCACCCTCGACCGGGTCATCTCCGCCGGGGATGGCCGGGTCCTCGAGGAGACCGTGCGGGAGCAGCTCGGCATCGTCCCGGCGGTGCGAGTCCAGGCCATTCTTGAGGCCCTGACCTCCGGCGACAGCGCCGCCATCCTGGACCAGTGCCAGGCCCTGGCCGAGCTGGGCACGGACTGGACCAGCCTCTGGCGCGAGCTGATGATGGCCTTCCGGATCCGCCTCGAGGGTGAAGTCCGTGCCTCCAAGGGGCCCCACGAGGTGATGCGCCTGGCCCGCATGCTCCATCTCCTGCTCCAGCGTGAACGGGACCTGCGGGAGACCAGCCTGCCCCAGGTCGTGGTGGAGCTGGCCCTGGTCACCGCCAGCCAGCTGCCCCACTTGGCCCCCCTGGATGCCCTGGTGCGCCCCGGCACAGCCCCCACCGCCCCAGCGGCCCGTCCGGCATCTCCCCCCCGCCCTGAGTCGGGGACCGTCTCCCGGGCGGCGGATCCCCAGACCCCCAAGCCCGGTTCCGTCGCTCCCCGTCCGGCCCTACCGCCCCAGACTCAGGTGACTGCCCAGCCCGTGGCTGCGCCCCGGCCCACCGTGCCCCACCCCGAGAACATGGAGGCTCTCCGCCGCAGCGTCAGCGAGGTCCTCAAGGCCGTCCCCGGCGGCCTGCCCCGCACCCTGGGTGCACTGCCCCACATGGCCAGCGAGCTCCGCCTGGAGAAGGGCGTCCTCCACTGGTTCTTCCCCGCCAACGTCCGCAACACGGTTCAGGACCTCGAGCGGGAGCAGGCCAACCCCCACATCCTCGAAGCCCTCCGCCAGGTCCTGCCAAGCCTCTCCCGCATGGCCATCACCTTCGCGGGAGGCGACTCCCAGAAGCCCGAAGACCTGCTCCGCGACGACCCCGCCTTCCAAAGACTCCTCCAGGAGACCCAGGGAGAGGTTCTGGAGATCCGCAGGCTGGAGAGCGGAGAATAG
- a CDS encoding TIGR02757 family protein yields MDPLLIPRGYTDIWDREVAGFVAAHLAYGRVAPMLRAIRGALAPLGAQPAAFLRGGAESELAEVLGVALRDWKWRFQVPGDLVAWLLAWKRLDLESGFLGLEAHLLPRPGEDADHALSRLVQRLRVELPGTHGLRFCLPDPLEGAACKRWRLFLRWMVRPGWPDLGQWAAYPPSELVIPLDTHVARIGRLLGLTRRTATDGRTAREITEALRRLDPEDPLAYDFALSHLGILGDCPVRRAGRNCGECPLGSVCLRDLGGGSR; encoded by the coding sequence ATGGATCCGCTGCTGATCCCCAGGGGCTATACGGACATATGGGACCGCGAAGTGGCTGGGTTTGTGGCAGCCCATCTCGCCTATGGCCGGGTGGCTCCCATGCTCCGGGCGATCCGGGGAGCCCTGGCTCCCCTGGGAGCCCAGCCTGCGGCCTTCCTCCGGGGCGGAGCTGAATCGGAGCTGGCGGAGGTCCTCGGGGTGGCTCTCCGGGACTGGAAATGGCGCTTCCAGGTGCCCGGGGATCTGGTGGCCTGGCTGCTGGCATGGAAGCGGCTGGATCTGGAGAGCGGGTTCCTGGGGCTGGAGGCCCATCTGCTGCCCCGGCCCGGGGAGGATGCCGACCATGCCCTCTCCCGTCTGGTGCAGCGGCTTCGCGTGGAGCTGCCCGGGACCCACGGGCTTCGCTTCTGCCTGCCTGACCCCCTGGAAGGGGCCGCCTGCAAGCGCTGGCGCCTCTTTCTCCGCTGGATGGTGCGGCCGGGCTGGCCGGACCTGGGGCAATGGGCGGCCTACCCCCCCTCGGAGCTGGTGATCCCCCTGGATACCCATGTGGCCAGGATCGGGAGGCTCCTGGGGCTGACCCGGCGCACGGCCACGGACGGGCGCACCGCCCGGGAGATCACCGAGGCCCTCAGACGTCTCGATCCGGAGGACCCCCTGGCCTACGACTTCGCGCTCAGTCACCTGGGGATCCTAGGGGACTGTCCGGTCCGGAGAGCGGGACGGAACTGCGGGGAATGTCCCCTCGGGTCAGTATGTTTACGAGACTTAGGGGGTGGATCGCGGTAG
- a CDS encoding acetate kinase — MIILTLNAGSSSLKFTVINMATEESLADGVAERIGMREGFIRWTINGEKGRLESDMKDHRQALNHIMDKLHETVLKDQKVAGVGHRVTHGGPNFSDPEVITPAILDEIKELAFYAPLHNPANAMGIETAMEIFPDVPHVAVFDTAFHHGMPDYAYTYGLPHDLCKKLGLRRYGFHGTSHRYVAETTAKLLGRPIEQLKIITCHLGNGSSVTAVKGGKSIDTSMGLTPLEGVLMGTRCGSVDPGAILTVMEKESLDVKGMNNLINKHSGLLGVSGISSDCREVGDQWDTNEQARLAMEMLGYSVVKLIGSYAAAMDGVDAIVFTAGIGENDARTRQWVISRVAGLFGIQFDAEANKVRSGEPRYICKPESRVKVAVVPTNEELAMARYTAKFVR, encoded by the coding sequence ATGATCATCCTCACCCTTAATGCGGGTTCGAGTTCCCTCAAGTTCACCGTCATCAACATGGCGACCGAGGAGTCCCTGGCGGACGGCGTAGCCGAACGCATCGGCATGCGTGAGGGCTTCATCCGCTGGACCATCAACGGCGAGAAAGGCCGTCTGGAAAGCGACATGAAGGACCACCGTCAGGCCCTGAACCACATCATGGACAAGCTCCATGAGACGGTGCTCAAGGACCAGAAGGTGGCCGGTGTAGGCCACCGCGTCACCCACGGCGGTCCCAACTTCAGTGATCCCGAGGTGATCACCCCCGCCATCCTGGACGAGATCAAGGAGCTGGCCTTCTACGCCCCCCTCCACAATCCCGCCAATGCCATGGGCATCGAGACCGCCATGGAGATCTTCCCCGACGTGCCCCATGTCGCGGTCTTCGACACCGCTTTCCACCACGGCATGCCCGACTACGCCTACACCTACGGTCTGCCCCACGACCTCTGCAAGAAGCTGGGCCTGCGTCGTTACGGCTTCCACGGCACCAGCCACCGCTACGTGGCCGAGACCACCGCCAAGCTCCTGGGTCGTCCCATCGAGCAGCTCAAGATCATCACCTGCCATCTGGGCAACGGCAGCTCCGTGACCGCCGTCAAGGGCGGCAAGAGCATCGACACCTCCATGGGCCTGACCCCCCTGGAAGGTGTGCTGATGGGCACCCGCTGCGGCAGCGTCGACCCCGGCGCCATCCTGACCGTGATGGAGAAGGAGAGTCTCGACGTCAAGGGTATGAACAACCTGATCAACAAGCACTCCGGTCTTCTTGGTGTCTCCGGCATCTCCTCGGACTGCCGCGAGGTGGGTGATCAGTGGGACACCAATGAGCAGGCCCGCCTGGCCATGGAGATGCTGGGCTACAGCGTGGTCAAGCTCATCGGCTCCTACGCCGCCGCCATGGACGGGGTGGACGCCATCGTCTTCACCGCCGGCATCGGCGAGAACGATGCCCGTACCCGCCAGTGGGTCATCAGCCGGGTCGCCGGTCTCTTCGGCATCCAGTTCGATGCCGAGGCCAACAAGGTCCGCAGCGGCGAGCCCCGTTACATCTGCAAGCCCGAGAGCCGCGTGAAGGTCGCCGTGGTCCCCACCAACGAAGAGCTGGCCATGGCCCGCTACACTGCCAAGTTCGTCCGCTAG
- a CDS encoding AMP-binding protein: protein MTLPSYVHGVTDVPLLGETIGQNLKRTVERFPESEALVSAYQGYRASYREFWEQTGLVARGLMARGVKKGDRVGIWSPNRYEWVLVQYATARMGAVMVNINPAYRTHELEYAMKQSGVSLLIASKGFRHTDYVGMIREVEEHCPEHKATLIIDTEWHELLEDGKRVSEEELRAREASLQFDDPINIQYTSGTTGFPKGATLSHHNILNNGFFIGERLAYSEQDRVCLPVPFYHCFGMVLGNMACTTHGCCIVIPGEAFEPGAVLKVVESERCTSLYGVPTMFIAELDHPDFRSTDFSSLRTGIMAGSPCPVEVMKRVQSEMNMTEVTICYGMTETSPVSAQSRVDDPLEKRVATVGSIHPHVEVKIIDPSTGRIVPRGETGEICTRGYSVMLGYWEDPQSTRQSIDAGRWMHTGDLGVMDEEGYLKIVGRIKDMVLRGGENIYPREVEEFLYTKPEIADVQVIGVPDIKYGEEVMAWIKLRPGAQLTEEELRAFCKGKIATYKIPRYWKFVDDFPMTVSGKVQKFKMRDQAIAELGLQQAAGVITA, encoded by the coding sequence ATGACTCTCCCCTCCTATGTCCACGGCGTGACCGATGTCCCCCTGCTCGGTGAGACCATCGGGCAGAACCTCAAGCGGACAGTGGAGCGTTTCCCGGAGAGCGAGGCCCTTGTCTCTGCTTACCAGGGCTATCGGGCGAGCTACCGGGAGTTCTGGGAGCAGACGGGGCTGGTGGCCCGGGGACTCATGGCCCGTGGGGTGAAGAAGGGGGATCGGGTGGGCATCTGGTCCCCCAATCGCTATGAGTGGGTGCTGGTCCAGTACGCCACGGCGCGGATGGGGGCCGTCATGGTCAACATCAACCCCGCCTACCGGACCCATGAACTGGAGTACGCCATGAAGCAGTCCGGGGTGTCCCTCCTGATCGCCTCAAAGGGCTTTCGCCACACCGATTATGTTGGAATGATCCGCGAGGTGGAGGAGCACTGCCCGGAGCACAAGGCCACCCTCATCATCGATACCGAGTGGCATGAGCTCCTGGAGGACGGCAAGCGGGTGTCCGAGGAGGAGCTGCGGGCCCGGGAGGCCTCCCTGCAGTTCGACGACCCCATCAACATCCAGTACACGAGCGGCACCACGGGCTTCCCCAAGGGGGCGACCCTCTCCCACCACAACATCCTCAACAATGGCTTCTTCATCGGGGAGCGCCTGGCCTATTCCGAGCAGGACCGGGTCTGCCTGCCCGTGCCTTTCTACCACTGCTTCGGCATGGTCCTGGGGAACATGGCCTGCACGACGCATGGTTGCTGCATCGTGATTCCCGGAGAGGCCTTTGAGCCGGGTGCTGTGCTCAAGGTGGTGGAGTCCGAGCGCTGCACCTCCCTCTATGGGGTGCCCACCATGTTCATCGCCGAGCTGGACCACCCCGACTTCAGGAGTACGGACTTCTCCTCCCTGCGGACGGGCATCATGGCTGGCTCCCCCTGTCCGGTGGAGGTCATGAAGCGGGTCCAGTCCGAGATGAATATGACGGAAGTGACGATCTGCTACGGCATGACCGAGACCTCACCGGTCTCGGCCCAGAGTCGGGTGGACGACCCTCTCGAGAAGCGGGTGGCTACGGTGGGGAGCATCCATCCCCATGTGGAGGTCAAGATCATCGACCCCTCCACCGGTCGCATTGTCCCCCGGGGGGAGACCGGCGAGATCTGCACCCGGGGCTACTCGGTGATGTTGGGCTACTGGGAGGACCCCCAGTCCACCCGCCAATCCATCGATGCCGGGCGCTGGATGCACACCGGCGATCTGGGCGTGATGGACGAGGAGGGCTACCTCAAGATCGTGGGCCGCATCAAGGACATGGTCCTGAGGGGAGGCGAGAACATCTATCCGCGGGAGGTGGAGGAGTTCCTATACACCAAGCCCGAGATCGCGGACGTCCAGGTCATCGGCGTGCCGGACATCAAGTACGGTGAGGAGGTCATGGCCTGGATCAAGCTCCGCCCCGGGGCACAGCTCACCGAGGAGGAACTGAGGGCCTTCTGCAAGGGGAAGATCGCCACCTACAAGATCCCCCGCTACTGGAAGTTCGTGGATGACTTCCCCATGACCGTCTCGGGCAAGGTGCAGAAGTTCAAGATGCGCGACCAAGCCATTGCTGAGCTGGGGCTCCAGCAGGCTGCAGGGGTGATCACGGCCTGA
- the pgsA gene encoding CDP-diacylglycerol--glycerol-3-phosphate 3-phosphatidyltransferase, whose product MKQTLTVPNCLTLLRILAVPFFAISVWYGRMPEACAIFALAGVTDLLDGFIARRFNQKSTLGAILDPAADKLLMTTAFILLAFPHSPLAVQIPAWVAILAISRDLIISLVALYSRGHFDPSKFQPTLLGKLTTTIQLVAIAMALLLNAFPPPVPFSAVPLWCFYLVALMVLASGCQYFFRATHTRNEPR is encoded by the coding sequence ATGAAGCAAACACTCACCGTCCCCAACTGCCTGACCCTTCTCCGGATCCTGGCAGTGCCATTCTTCGCGATCTCGGTCTGGTATGGCCGGATGCCCGAAGCCTGCGCCATCTTCGCCCTGGCCGGGGTCACCGACCTCCTGGATGGCTTCATCGCCCGGCGCTTCAACCAGAAGTCCACCCTGGGCGCCATCCTGGACCCTGCAGCCGACAAGCTCCTGATGACGACCGCCTTCATCCTGCTGGCCTTCCCCCATAGCCCCCTGGCCGTCCAGATTCCGGCCTGGGTCGCCATCCTCGCCATCTCCCGGGATCTCATCATCAGCCTGGTGGCCCTCTATAGCCGGGGACACTTCGATCCTTCCAAGTTCCAGCCGACCCTCCTGGGCAAGCTGACCACCACCATCCAACTGGTGGCCATCGCCATGGCCCTCCTCCTGAACGCCTTCCCGCCCCCGGTACCCTTCTCCGCCGTCCCTCTCTGGTGCTTCTACCTAGTGGCCCTCATGGTCCTTGCCTCGGGTTGCCAGTATTTCTTCCGGGCCACCCACACCAGGAACGAGCCGCGATGA
- a CDS encoding PAS domain-containing protein, giving the protein MDLPEDTLPVLGALPVPALPREAWSQVEKRGGFRSRRFQGSRTTSTEVLAVEPLYAFCVLDPFLRFVQVSPVIAELTGYTVNELCCMGLQEIIALESMEATLAAFEHVDALDWSHHTAKLYRKDGVPAEVRMDAIRVSEDQYLGWIREIRVKAGSPLTVRP; this is encoded by the coding sequence ATGGATCTACCCGAAGATACCCTCCCAGTCCTGGGGGCCCTGCCGGTGCCCGCCCTCCCCAGAGAGGCCTGGTCCCAGGTGGAGAAGCGTGGGGGCTTCCGCTCCCGCCGCTTCCAGGGCAGTCGGACCACGAGTACCGAGGTCCTTGCGGTTGAGCCCCTTTATGCCTTCTGCGTGCTCGACCCCTTCCTGCGCTTCGTGCAGGTGAGCCCGGTGATCGCTGAGCTCACCGGCTACACCGTGAATGAGCTGTGCTGCATGGGGCTGCAGGAGATCATCGCCCTGGAGTCCATGGAGGCCACCCTGGCCGCCTTTGAGCATGTGGACGCCCTGGACTGGAGCCACCACACCGCCAAGCTCTATCGCAAGGATGGCGTCCCGGCGGAAGTCCGCATGGACGCCATCCGGGTCTCGGAAGATCAGTACCTGGGTTGGATCCGGGAAATCCGGGTGAAGGCCGGAAGCCCCCTCACCGTCAGGCCGTGA
- a CDS encoding FeoA family protein, with protein MQATRLCDLVPGDSAVIVEVLARGPVRRRLLEMGFVRGTQLRVEKLAPLGDPMELIIKGYHLSLRREEGACILVDRAAGNLPGPPCTHAEPVGRGCRCGWMRRIIGLRRRP; from the coding sequence GTGCAAGCAACCCGACTCTGTGACCTAGTTCCAGGAGACTCGGCCGTGATCGTTGAGGTCCTGGCCCGGGGGCCTGTGCGACGGAGGCTGCTGGAGATGGGCTTCGTCCGTGGGACGCAGTTGAGGGTTGAAAAGCTGGCCCCCCTCGGGGATCCCATGGAGCTGATCATCAAGGGCTACCACCTCTCCCTCCGACGGGAGGAAGGGGCCTGCATCCTGGTCGACCGGGCGGCGGGTAATCTGCCAGGCCCTCCCTGCACCCACGCGGAACCCGTCGGGAGGGGCTGCCGCTGTGGCTGGATGCGCCGCATCATCGGTTTGCGTCGTCGTCCTTGA
- a CDS encoding NUDIX hydrolase, whose translation MSWDLTVAAIVEREGRFLVVEETDKSSPRRVFNQPAGHVEPGEGLLAAVIRETWEETGLDFTPEAFLGIYQLQARNGKDYARACFIGSVPEGVEPVPQDSDILACHWLTPGQIAERPRSGFVLQCLEDYRKGLRLPLEAVDHLYRER comes from the coding sequence ATGAGCTGGGATCTGACCGTGGCCGCAATCGTGGAGCGCGAGGGGCGCTTCCTGGTCGTGGAGGAGACCGACAAGTCAAGTCCCCGCCGGGTCTTCAACCAGCCCGCCGGGCATGTGGAGCCCGGGGAAGGGCTGCTGGCTGCGGTCATCCGCGAAACCTGGGAGGAGACCGGGCTGGACTTCACTCCCGAAGCCTTCCTGGGGATCTACCAACTCCAGGCCCGCAATGGGAAGGACTACGCCCGGGCCTGCTTCATCGGCTCTGTGCCCGAGGGGGTGGAGCCCGTGCCCCAGGACTCGGACATCCTGGCCTGTCACTGGCTTACGCCGGGGCAGATCGCGGAGCGGCCGCGCTCCGGCTTTGTCCTCCAGTGCCTGGAGGATTACCGTAAGGGCCTGCGCCTCCCCTTGGAGGCCGTGGACCATCTCTATCGGGAGAGGTGA
- a CDS encoding phosphoglycolate phosphatase has translation MTQCFDVDGILFDLDGTLLDTIPDLAEAANRMLHELRQPERSLEEITSFVGDGIRALVQRTLFEGRPTDAGLHESGYQAFLRHYAEVNGLATRPFPGVTETLQILLKRGYRLGCVTNKSEAFITPATDRLGLTGCFGSIVGGDTLPQRKPEPEPLLHACRQLGIPPKRALMVGDSPNDALAARRAGIPVLLLTHGYGTDLESLDSDGLLGNMPALLDHLSR, from the coding sequence ATGACGCAATGCTTTGATGTCGACGGGATCCTCTTCGATCTCGACGGTACGCTCCTGGACACCATTCCGGACCTGGCAGAGGCCGCCAACCGCATGCTCCATGAGCTCCGGCAGCCGGAGCGCAGCCTGGAGGAGATCACCTCCTTCGTGGGAGATGGCATCCGGGCCCTGGTGCAGCGGACCCTCTTCGAGGGCCGCCCGACAGACGCCGGGCTCCATGAAAGCGGCTACCAGGCCTTCCTCCGCCACTATGCAGAAGTCAACGGCCTGGCCACCCGGCCCTTCCCCGGGGTCACCGAAACCCTGCAGATCTTGCTGAAGCGCGGCTACCGCCTGGGCTGCGTGACCAACAAATCCGAGGCCTTCATCACCCCGGCCACGGATCGCCTGGGCCTCACGGGGTGCTTCGGCAGCATCGTCGGCGGCGACACCCTGCCCCAGCGCAAGCCGGAACCCGAGCCCCTGCTCCACGCCTGCCGGCAGTTGGGCATCCCCCCCAAGCGCGCCCTCATGGTCGGAGACAGCCCCAACGACGCCCTGGCGGCGAGGCGGGCCGGTATCCCCGTGCTGCTCCTGACCCACGGCTATGGCACCGACCTGGAGTCCCTGGACTCCGATGGGCTCCTGGGAAATATGCCCGCCCTACTGGATCACCTCTCCCGATAG
- a CDS encoding AI-2E family transporter translates to MNLPLLRRVPWHFVVVGLLVLLWIFLVRRALAPFFVAMVLAYLLSPLARRMERHISRGWATLLLLLGTLLALAALLVWLVPWAIQQVERLLRTLPALQSAVESRFLPWLAGYPWLDSQVRSAFAEFEPTTLLHSLQNAGAGILSFFLRLLSYLLVPVILYYLLVDGPAFIKGIDALIPPRHRAVAHGFIGAIHERLGGYIRGQIAVAAVMTLLQSLALMIQGVPYAWLLGLVAGCAVVVPYLPYATALPAALLVAVGTGFGGGKLAVLLLIFVAVQKIEGLYLTPVWVGKASRLHPLEVLLAVLTFGYALGLVGLVFAVPLMIVLKVTFEHLIAHYQVHPWFREGEPEEES, encoded by the coding sequence ATGAACCTCCCCCTCCTCCGCCGGGTCCCCTGGCACTTCGTCGTCGTAGGGCTTCTCGTCCTGCTCTGGATCTTCCTGGTGCGCAGGGCCCTGGCTCCCTTCTTTGTGGCCATGGTCCTGGCCTACCTGCTGTCGCCCCTGGCCCGCCGGATGGAGCGCCACATCAGCCGGGGCTGGGCCACATTGCTCCTGCTCCTCGGCACCCTGCTGGCCCTCGCCGCCCTCCTGGTCTGGCTGGTCCCCTGGGCGATCCAGCAGGTGGAGCGCCTGCTCCGCACCCTGCCCGCCCTCCAGTCCGCCGTGGAGAGCCGCTTCCTCCCCTGGCTGGCCGGCTATCCATGGCTCGACAGCCAGGTCCGCTCGGCCTTCGCCGAGTTCGAACCCACCACGCTCCTGCACAGCCTCCAGAACGCCGGCGCCGGGATCCTCTCCTTCTTCCTGCGGCTCCTGAGCTACCTCCTGGTACCGGTCATCCTCTACTACCTCCTGGTGGATGGGCCTGCTTTCATCAAGGGGATCGATGCCCTCATCCCCCCGCGGCACCGGGCAGTGGCCCATGGATTCATCGGGGCCATCCATGAACGGCTGGGCGGGTACATCCGGGGCCAGATCGCCGTCGCGGCGGTCATGACCCTTCTTCAGAGCCTCGCCCTGATGATCCAGGGCGTGCCCTATGCATGGCTCCTGGGGCTCGTGGCCGGATGCGCCGTTGTGGTGCCCTACCTGCCCTACGCCACCGCCCTTCCCGCCGCACTCCTCGTGGCCGTTGGCACGGGCTTCGGGGGGGGGAAACTGGCCGTCCTGCTCCTGATCTTCGTGGCCGTCCAAAAGATCGAGGGCCTCTACCTGACCCCGGTCTGGGTCGGCAAGGCCAGCCGCCTCCACCCCCTGGAGGTCCTCCTGGCCGTGCTCACCTTCGGCTATGCCCTGGGCCTGGTGGGCCTGGTCTTCGCGGTCCCCCTCATGATCGTCCTCAAGGTGACCTTCGAGCACCTGATCGCCCACTACCAGGTGCACCCCTGGTTCCGGGAGGGTGAGCCCGAGGAGGAGTCTTGA
- a CDS encoding HAD family hydrolase, whose protein sequence is MRPAVFLDRDGTLNVEVDYLHRVEDVALIPGAAEAIAHLNARSVPVIIVTNQSGIGRGRFGWAEYEAVMARIRELLSAAGAHYDAAYVAPYHKDGIAPYGHPDHPDRKPNPGMLLRASREHDIDLPGSWMIGDKEIDIEAGHRAGCRTILVRTGYGAGGGPTQADMEARDLPEAIDRILTQV, encoded by the coding sequence TTGAGGCCAGCGGTATTCCTCGATCGGGACGGCACCCTGAACGTGGAAGTGGATTACCTGCACCGGGTCGAAGATGTGGCTCTCATCCCAGGCGCCGCGGAGGCCATCGCCCACCTCAATGCACGGTCCGTCCCGGTCATCATCGTGACCAACCAGAGCGGCATAGGCCGGGGCCGATTCGGCTGGGCCGAATACGAGGCCGTCATGGCCCGCATCAGGGAGCTCCTGTCCGCAGCCGGTGCCCACTATGACGCAGCCTACGTCGCCCCGTACCACAAGGACGGCATCGCCCCCTACGGGCACCCCGACCACCCTGACCGGAAGCCCAACCCTGGCATGCTCCTTAGGGCCAGCCGCGAGCACGACATCGACCTGCCAGGCTCCTGGATGATCGGAGACAAGGAAATCGATATCGAGGCGGGCCATCGGGCCGGCTGCCGGACCATCCTGGTCCGGACGGGCTACGGAGCCGGAGGCGGACCCACCCAGGCAGACATGGAAGCCAGGGATCTGCCCGAGGCCATCGACCGAATCCTGACCCAGGTCTGA